Proteins co-encoded in one Brassica rapa cultivar Chiifu-401-42 chromosome A02, CAAS_Brap_v3.01, whole genome shotgun sequence genomic window:
- the LOC103848585 gene encoding uncharacterized protein LOC103848585, with protein MDAAEVKSGDYPPKLYPEGSSNLDGKVINHNFHPGHFPHVRETIGLDVWEELVNSPIGVVARLAERKSMWSGRTVHYLLCRQLRVIKKEIWCLVADEAIRFSLLEFGEITGLNTGPLPTEKFDPSQYNEFWGELKVPLGMGPKLDELKAALAFCPRWSFEKRKWLGLLLLQAMEVYCLHHNSGIPFQSAIKVFYDEAMRSYPWSQTAYEVLIDSIKTLAPDGGSYTISGMKDALLIWAYESVTCFGESFGRVIINEDVPLLRWGGKCTRASFDKLLSSEIEKHGELMAEFCVSLEAEFCYNLVLQGNAKGKGKVKGKGNEKKRMKGGVLSEAEPPTKKQKKVKTQNESEADAAGNESEADAAGKGSSEKEGSKELELENKTTLTTIVNTLDIISRKFDHVDSRLEAYELDRNIPLMDQKTIDDRVNALLEERLKDLGIRKIPENHDNPSPPLSNPSPPLSKASPVVRTHQKSVNSPALVDAAPRPKKNLAKELEKESGATKDDKSTKDDKAAKDPAYGRGCRRTRIVKGEEADEKKKTAQADAAFKRKEKAEAKKKAAEEKKKEAEAKKTVAAAKKKVAEAKKKVAELKKQSQARSKYKKVTPPRDGVTRCNVQPDVEDSSLADITDEVVVEQNEFAPESDVENSELVRSAIIKEFWEKYVQLTSKGLSTTAVSSSFDFPTVGHDGTTCMRKNVTPSSAIYDPLAPDYPALLEKLMQHIKAIPPKPPAPPGKKEVLTADHESDFYSILIHERPWPETEYGWVFDNHIVAYMNVLIKRSMREPTPFWSKRIAFVDGWWQSSLIHDYGQFKMKPTMFMFKGNGYEVMINGRIPNHCRTNLRWYDDVDHLYGYLQTGRNHWVTYHVDLKKEKIDCYDPIFGERHLFKWADECLVEEVDDIKSLISGMNKDISEFRVNVALLQKEIEVMKTASGGKGEECMSQGRCLRNVFVCGVGMSLLCYYYYFV; from the exons ATGGATGCTGCTGAAGTTAAATCAGGGGATTACCCACCAAAACTTTACCCTGAAGGGTCTTCTAACCTAGATGGTAAAGTGATTAATCACAATTTCCATCCAGGGCATTTCCCCCACGTTAGAGAAACAATAGGACTTGATGTGTGGGAAGAACTGGTGAACTCTCCCATTGGAGTAGTTGCTAGGCTAGCTGAACGCAAAAGCATGTGGTCTGGTAGGACCGTGCACTATCTACTGTGTAGACAGCTGCGAGTTATAAAGAAGGAGATATGGTGTCTCGTGGCTGATGAGGCTATCAGGTTTAGCTTGCTCGAGTTTGGTGAGATCACTGGGCTAAACACAGGTCCATTGCCAACAGAAAAATTTGATCCTAGTCAATACAACGAGTTTTGGGGGGAGTTGAAAGTGCCACTTGGGATGGGACCAAAGTTAGATGAACTGAAGGCAGCATTAGCGTTCTGTCCGCGTTGGAGTTTTGAAAAGCGCAAGTGGTTGGGGCTGCTACTTCTTCAAGCCATGGAAGTCTATTGTTTGCATCACAATTCAGGGATACCCTTTCAAAGTGCAATAAAGGTATTCTACGATGAAGCCATGAGGTCGTATCCATGGAGTCAGACTGCATACGAAGTTCTAATTGACTCTATTAAAACGTTGGCTCCAGATGGAGGTTCATACACAATAAGCGGCATGAAGGACGCATTATTGATTTGGGCTTATGAATCCGTCACATGCTTCGGTGAGAGTTTTGGGAGAGTGATCATTAACGAAGACGTTCCGCTTTTGCGATGGGGTGGAAAGTGTACACGTGCAAGCTTTGATAAGTTGTTGTCTTCCGAAATCGAAAAGCATGGCGAG TTGATGGCTGAGTTTTGTGTTAGTTTGGAGGCTGAGTTTTGTTATAACCTGGTGTTGCAG GGGAATGCAAAGGGGAAGGGGAAGGTGAAGGGGAAGGGGAATGAGAAGAAGAGAATGAAGGGTGGAGTTTTGTCAGAAGCTGAGCCACCCActaagaagcagaagaaagtTAAGACACAGAATGAGTCTGAAGCTGATGCAGCGGGAAATGAGTCTGAAgctgatgcagcgggaaagggTTCTAGCGAGAAGGAAGGTAGCAAAGAGTTGGAGTTGGAGAACAAAACGACTCTAACGACCATTGTGAATACTCTGGATATTATTTCCAGAAAATTTGATCATGTTGACTCACGGTTGGAAGCTTACGAGTTAGACCGGAACATACCATTGATGGACCAAAAGACCATTGATGACAGGGTGAATGCTTTACTGGAGGAGCGTCTGAAAGATCTGGGGATTAGGAAAATTCCCGAAAACCATGATAACccctctccaccattatcaaaCCCCTCTCCACCATTATCGAAGGCATCACCGGTGGTTCGAACGCATCAGAAGTCTGTCAATAGTCCAGCGTTAGTAGATGCGGCTCCTCGACCGAAAAAGAATTTGGCCAAGGAGCTTGAAAAGGAATCAGGG GCTACTAAGGATGATAAGTCTACTAAGGATGATAAGGCTGCTAAGGATCCAGCCTATGGACGCGGCTGCAGGCGCACGCGTATTGTTAAGGGTGAGGAAGCcgatgagaagaaaaaaacagcGCAGGCAGATGCTGCGTTTAAGAGGAAGGAGAAGGCTGAGGCTAAGAAAAAAGCTGCtgaggaaaagaaaaaagaggctGAAGCTAAGAAAACAGTGGCCGCAGCTAAGAAAAAAGTGGCTGAGGCTAAGAAAAAAGTGGCTGAGCTAAAGAAGCAAAGCCAGGCTAGGTCAAAGTACAAAAAGGTGACTCCACCGCGTGACGGTGTAACAAGATGCAATGTACAACCTGATGTAGAGGATAGTTCATTGGCTGATATAACTGATGAAGTTGTTGTAGAACAGAACGAATTCGCGCCGGAGTCTGATGTCGAGAATTCTGAATTGGTTAGATCTGCCATAATTAAGGAATTCTGGGAGAAATATGTTCAGTTAACTTCAAAAGGGTTGTCAACGACGGCAGTTTCTTCATCATTTGATTTTCCGACGGTAGGACATGATGGAACGACGTGTATGAGGAAGAATGTTACTCCTTCATCAGCAATATATGACCCTCTAGCACCTGATTATCCGGCGCTATTGGAGAAACTTATGCAACACATCAAGGCAATTCCACCCAAACCACCAGCACCACCAGGTAAAAAAGAAGTACTAACAGCTGATCATGAAAGTGACTTCTACAGCATACTCATCCATGAGAGACCGTGGCCGGAGACTGAGTATGGATGGGTGTTTGATAAT CATATTGTGGCGTATATGAACGTCCTCATTAAAAGGTCCATGCGAGAGCCCACTCCATTTTGGTCCAAGCGGATTGCCTTCGTTGACGGTTGGTGGCAAAGTTCTTTGATTCACGATTACGGTCAGTTCAAGATGAAACCCACAATGTTCATGTTCAAAGGCAATGGTTATGAAGTTATGATAAATGGTAGGATTCCCAATCATTGTCGAACAAACTTGAGGTGGTATGATGATGTGGATCACTTGTACGGATATCTTCAAACCGGCAGAAATCACTGGGTTACGTATCACGTGGatctgaagaaggagaagattgATTGCTACGATCCAATCTTTGGTGAG